Proteins encoded in a region of the Tripterygium wilfordii isolate XIE 37 chromosome 21, ASM1340144v1, whole genome shotgun sequence genome:
- the LOC119988242 gene encoding endochitinase PR4-like → MASLLSLKTLILAVIIAIAAMPVVMGQNCGCGAGVCCSKYGYCGNGNEYCGEGCREGPCNSSPGTTPSNSDVNVADVVTPQFFSGIINQAAASCPGKSFYTRDAFLNALNAFSGFGKIGSTDDSKREIAAFFAHVTHETGHFCYIEEQNPQSNYCDTSRTDYPCAQGKSYHGRGPLQLSWNYNYGAAGKDLNFDGLGSPESVANDPVLAFKTGLWFWMNNVRPVVTQGFGATIQRINGAVECGGKQPQLVQARINYYTDYCNQFGVSPGGNLSC, encoded by the exons ATGGCATCCCTTCTTAGCCTCAAAACACTAATTCTCGCCGTAATCATTGCCATAGCAGCCATGCCCGTCGTAATGGGCCAGAACTGCGGGTGCGGTGCTGGGGTTTGCTGCAGCAAATATGGCTACTGTGGCAATGGCAATGAATActgtggagagggttgtcgTGAGGGTCCATGTAACAGTTCCCCGGGTACCACTCCCTCTAACAGTGATGTTAATGTGGCTGATGTTGTGACGCCCCAGTTCTTCAGCGGCATAATCAACCAAGCTGCTGCTAGTTGTCCTGGGAAGAGTTTTTACACTAGAGATGCATTTCTTAATGCTCTCAATGCCTTCTCCGGGTTCGGTAAAATTGGCTCTACTGACGATTCTAAGCGTGAGATTGCTGCGTTTTTCGCTCATGTCACTCACGAAACTGGAC ACTTTTGCTATATAGAAGAGCAGAATCCTCAATCAAACTATTGCGACACATCAAGAACAGACTATCCATGTGCACAAGGGAAGAGCTACCACGGCCGCGGACCGCTCCAACTATCTTGGAACTACAATTACGGCGCTGCAGGAAAGGACCTGAACTTCGATGGGTTGGGGTCTCCGGAGTCGGTGGCCAATGACCCTGTCTTAGCATTCAAGACTGGCTTGTGGTTTTGGATGAACAATGTCCGTCCTGTGGTGACACAGGGCTTTGGAGCGACGATTCAGAGGATCAACGGTGCTGTTGAATGTGGTGGCAAACAACCTCAGCTTGTTCAAGCTCGTATTAATTATTACACTGATTATTGTAATCAGTTTGGTGTTAGTCCTGGAGGCAATCTCAGCtgttag
- the LOC119989816 gene encoding endochitinase PR4-like gives MASVISLKTLCLAVIIVVTAVPVVMGQNCGCGDGVCCSKYGYCGNGNEYSGEGYCEGPCNSPPSTTPSNSDVNVADVVTSQFFSDIINQAPNDCPGESFYTRDAFLNALNAFSGFGKIGSADDSKREIAAFFAHVTHETGNLCHIEEQNPQSNYCDTSRTYYPCAPGKSYHGRGSLQLSGNYNYGAARKDLNFDGLRFPESVANDPVLAFKTGLWFWMNNVRPVVTQGFGATIQRINGAIECCGKEPQLIQARINYYTEYCNQFGVSYGGSLSC, from the exons atggCATCCGTTATTAGCCTGAAAACACTCTGTCTGGCTGTAATCATTGTCGTAACAGCCGTGCCGGTCGTAATGGGTCAGAACTGTGGGTGCGGTGATGGGGTTTGCTGCAGCAAATATGGCTACTGCGGCAATGGCAATGAATACTCTGGAGAGGGTTATTGTGAGGGTCCATGTAACAGTCCCCCAAGTACCACTCCCTCTAACAGTGATGTTAATGTGGCTGATGTTGTCACGTCCCAGTTCTTCAGCGACATAATCAACCAAGCTCCTAATGATTGTCCTGGCGAGAGTTTTTACACTAGAGATGCATTTCTTAATGCTCTCAATGCCTTCTCCGGGTTCGGCAAAATTGGCTCTGCTGATGATTCTAAGCGTGAGATTGCTGCCTTTTTCGCTCATGTCACTCACGAAACTGGAA ACCTTTGCCATATAGAAGAGCAGAATCCTCAATCAAACTATTGCGACACATCAAGAACATACTATCCATGTGCACCAGGGAAGAGCTACCACGGCCGCGGATCGCTCCAACTATCGGGGAACTACAATTACGGTGCGGCTAGAAAGGACCTAAACTTCGATGGGTTGAGGTTTCCAGAGTCGGTGGCCAATGACCCTGTCTTGGCATTCAAGACTGGCTTGTGGTTTTGGATGAACAATGTTCGTCCTGTGGTGACACAAGGCTTTGGAGCGACGATTCAGAGGATCAATGGCGCTATTGAATGTTGTGGCAAAGAACCTCAGCTTATTCAAGCTCGTATTAATTATTACACTGAGTATTGTAATCAGTTTGGTGTTAGTTATGGAGGCAGTCTCAGCTgctag
- the LOC119989815 gene encoding endochitinase PR4-like: protein MASLLSLQTLILAVIIAIAVMPIAMGQNCGCGAGVCCSRYGYCGNGNEYCGKGCREGPCNSSPGTTPSNSDVTVADLVTPHFFSGIIDQAAASCPGKSFYTRDAFLNALNAFSGFGKIGSADDSKREIAAFFAHVTHETGHLCYMSEQNPQSNYCDTSRTDYPCAPGKSYHGRGPLQLSWNYNYGTTGNDLNFDGLGSPESVANDPVLAFKAGLWFWMNNVRPVVTQGFGATIQRINGDIECDGKEPQLVQARINYYTNYCKQFGVCPGGNLSC from the exons atggcaTCCCTTCTTAGCCTCCAAACACTCATTCTCGCCGTAATTATTGCCATAGCAGTCATGCCCATTGCAATGGGCCAGAACTGTGGGTGTGGTGCTGGGGTTTGCTGCAGCAGATATGGCTACTGCGGCAATGGCAATGAATACTGTGGAAAGGGTTGTCGTGAGGGTCCATGTAACAGTTCCCCAGGTACCACTCCCTCTAACAGTGATGTTACTGTGGCTGATCTTGTCACGCCCCATTTCTTCAGCGGTATAATCGACCAAGCTGCGGCTAGTTGTCCTGGCAAGAGTTTTTACACTAGAGATGCATTTCTCAATGCTCTCAATGCCTTCTCCGGGTTTGGCAAAATTGGCTCTGCTGATGATTCTAAGCGTGAGATTGCTGCCTTTTTCGCTCATGTCACTCACGAAACGGGAC ACCTTTGCTATATGAGCGAGCAGAATCCTCAATCAAACTATTGTGACACATCAAGAACAGACTATCCATGTGCACCAGGGAAGAGCTACCACGGCCGCGGACCGCTCCAACTATCGTGGAACTACAATTATGGCACAACAGGAAATGACCTAAACTTCGATGGGTTGGGGTCTCCGGAGTCGGTGGCCAATGACCCTGTCTTAGCATTCAAGGCTGGCTTGTGGTTCTGGATGAACAATGTTCGTCCGGTGGTGACACAGGGTTTTGGAGCCACGATTCAGAGGATCAACGGTGATATTGAATGTGATGGAAAAGAACCTCAGCTTGTTCAAGCTCGTATTAATTATTACACTAATTATTGTAAGCAGTTTGGTGTTTGTCCTGGAGGCAATCTTAGCTGCTag
- the LOC119988240 gene encoding zinc finger MYM-type protein 1-like isoform X2 encodes MERFFKRKLTHESGSGSSSGNSSSIPKEVDLNNLPSDPAERKKISEYHPNQIDEIRRAYLIKGPCQPRGHDFPKKVIANKQRRFNSVWFDQYENWLEYSIKEDKAYCLCCYLFRDHFGKQGGSEAFVTEGFSSWNKTERLAAHVGVVNSAHHISLKKCEDLMRQEQSIATAFRKQSEILRNEYRIRLNTSIDACRFLLRQGLPFRGHDESEDSTNRGNFIELIKYTADQNETISNVVLRNAPQNQQMVAPKIQKDIVHCFAHQVVQIIIQELRDDFFAVLVDESSDVSGKEQMAIVLRFVDEHGLVKERFIGVVHVMETSALSLKVAIDSLFADHGLSLMKVRGQGYDGASNMKGEFNGLKSLILNENESAYYVHCFAHQLQLALVAVARKHVDIADFFNMISTLLNVVGASCKRRDMIRQSQAEQIAQKFSDGEIETGKGLNQELSLKRAGDTRWGSHYKSLLNLVALFSSVIEVLEIVSCDATDSTKKAQARGLLRYLQSFDFVFNLQLMLTMLEITNELSLALQRKDEDILNAIALVKVAKERLQNVRDEGWESLLDLRTDERFSQLKGLGDLSRLLVSTRKHISYPLVYRLLRLALVLPIATASVERCFSGMNIIKTDLRNRISDQFMNDCLVSYIEKELLGTITNDVVISHFQNMKTRREQL; translated from the exons ATGGAGAGATTTTTTAAAAGGAAACTCACACATGAAAGTGGAAGTGGAAGTTCAAGCGGCAATTCTTCTTCAATCCCAAAAGAGGTTGATTTGAATAATCTCCCTTCGGATCCcgctgaaaggaaaaaaatttcagaatATCACCCAAATCAAATTGATGAAATCAGGAGAGCATATTTGATTAAGGGGCCTTGTCAACCCCGTGGCCATGATTTTCCAAAAAAAGTCATTGCAAACAAGCAGCGTCGATTTAATTCTGTGTGGTTTGATCAGTATGAAAATTGGTTAGAGTATAGCATAAAGGAAGACAAAGCATATTGTCTCTGTTGTTACTTGTTTAGAGATCACTTTGGAAAACAAGGTGGGAGTGAGGCGTTTGTAACGGAAGGGTTTTCTTCTTGGAATAAAACAGAGAGACTAGCTGCCCATGTTGGTGTAGTCAATAGTGCTCACCATATatcattgaagaaatgtgaAGATCTAATGAGACAAGAGCAATCCATTGCGACTGCTTTTCGTAAGCAATCAGAAATTTTGAGAAATGAGTATCGGATTCGCCTAAATACTTCTATCGATGCTTGTAGATTTTTGTTGCGACAAGGGTTACCATTTCGTGGTCATGATGAGTCTGAGGACTCTACTAATAGaggaaattttattgaattgATAAAATATACTGCTGACCAGAATGAAACTATTAGTAATGTTGTGTTGCGAAATGCTCCACAAAATCAACAAATGGTTGCTCCTAAGATTCAAAAAGACATTGTTCATTGTTTTGCACATCAAGTAGTGCAAATTATCATTCAAGAACTTAGGGATGATTTTTTTGCAGTATTAGTTGATGAATCTAGCGACGTGTCTGgaaaagaacaaatggctaTAGTCTTGCGTTTTGTAGATGAACATGGACTTGTTAAAGAGAGGTTTATTGGTGTTGTTCATGTGATGGAGACTTCAGCTTTGTCCTTgaaagttgccattgattcttTATTTGCTGATCACGGGTTGAGTTTGATGAAAGTTAGGGGTCAAGGCTACGATGGAGCAAGTAATATGAAAGGTGAATTCAATGGCTTGAAAAGCTtgattttgaatgaaaatgagtCTGCTTATTATGTTCATTGTTTTGCACATCAACTTCAATTAGCTCTTGTGGCTGTTGCCAGAAAGCATGTTGATATTGCGGATTTTTTCAATATGATCTCTACTTTATTGAATGTTGTGGGAGCATCGTGTAAGCGTCGAGACATGATTCGACAAAGTCAAGCagaacaaattgcacaaaaatttagTGATGGTGAGATTGAAACCGGAAAGGGGTTGAATCAAGAGTTAAGTCTCAAAAGAGCTGGGGACACACGTTGGGGGTCCCATTACAAATCATTGTTGAACTTGGTTGCTTTATTCTCTTCTGTTATTGAAGTGCTAGAAATTGTTTCATGTGATGCTACAGATTCTACAAAAAAAGCTCAAGCACGTGGCCTTTTGAGATATTTGCAGTCATTTGATTTTGTATTCAATTTGCAACTGATGTTGACTATGTTGGAGATTACAAATGAATTGTCATTGGCTTTGCAAAGGAAAGATGAAGACATATTGAATGCTATTGCACTTGTCAAAGTAGCCAAGGAGCGTTTGCAAAATGTAAGGGATGAAGGATGGGAATCTCTCCTAG ATTTACGAACAGATGAAAGATTTAGTCAGTTAAAAGGGCTTGGTGATCTTTCTAGACTGCTAGTGTCTACAAGGAAGCATATTTCATATCCTTTGGTGTATCGACTTCTGAGGTTAGCATTGGTTTTGCCTATAGCAACAGCAAGTGTTGAAAGATGCTTTTCTGGAATGAATATTATCAAGACAGATTTGCGCAACCGGATCAGTGATCAATTTATGAATGACTGTCTAGTATCTTACATAGAAAAGGAGTTACTCGgaactattactaatgatgttgtaatatcgcactttcaaaatatgaaaactcgtagagaacaattgtaa
- the LOC119988240 gene encoding zinc finger MYM-type protein 1-like isoform X1: MERFFKRKLTHESGSGSSSGNSSSIPKEVDLNNLPSDPAERKKISEYHPNQIDEIRRAYLIKGPCQPRGHDFPKKVIANKQRRFNSVWFDQYENWLEYSIKEDKAYCLCCYLFRDHFGKQGGSEAFVTEGFSSWNKTERLAAHVGVVNSAHHISLKKCEDLMRQEQSIATAFRKQSEILRNEYRIRLNTSIDACRFLLRQGLPFRGHDESEDSTNRGNFIELIKYTADQNETISNVVLRNAPQNQQMVAPKIQKDIVHCFAHQVVQIIIQELRDDFFAVLVDESSDVSGKEQMAIVLRFVDEHGLVKERFIGVVHVMETSALSLKVAIDSLFADHGLSLMKVRGQGYDGASNMKGEFNGLKSLILNENESAYYVHCFAHQLQLALVAVARKHVDIADFFNMISTLLNVVGASCKRRDMIRQSQAEQIAQKFSDGEIETGKGLNQELSLKRAGDTRWGSHYKSLLNLVALFSSVIEVLEIVSCDATDSTKKAQARGLLRYLQSFDFVFNLQLMLTMLEITNELSLALQRKDEDILNAIALVKVAKERLQNVRDEGWESLLGKIYTFCNANKISMVNMEEEYVDFYHPRRKSNTTNLYHYRVECFYMIVDMQLLELNDRFNEVNSELLLCVASLNPCDLFHDFDSAKLMRLAQFYPDDFSLIDCMTLEHQLETYIADLRTDERFSQLKGLGDLSRLLVSTRKHISYPLVYRLLRLALVLPIATASVERCFSGMNIIKTDLRNRISDQFMNDCLVSYIEKELLGTITNDVVISHFQNMKTRREQL, translated from the coding sequence ATGGAGAGATTTTTTAAAAGGAAACTCACACATGAAAGTGGAAGTGGAAGTTCAAGCGGCAATTCTTCTTCAATCCCAAAAGAGGTTGATTTGAATAATCTCCCTTCGGATCCcgctgaaaggaaaaaaatttcagaatATCACCCAAATCAAATTGATGAAATCAGGAGAGCATATTTGATTAAGGGGCCTTGTCAACCCCGTGGCCATGATTTTCCAAAAAAAGTCATTGCAAACAAGCAGCGTCGATTTAATTCTGTGTGGTTTGATCAGTATGAAAATTGGTTAGAGTATAGCATAAAGGAAGACAAAGCATATTGTCTCTGTTGTTACTTGTTTAGAGATCACTTTGGAAAACAAGGTGGGAGTGAGGCGTTTGTAACGGAAGGGTTTTCTTCTTGGAATAAAACAGAGAGACTAGCTGCCCATGTTGGTGTAGTCAATAGTGCTCACCATATatcattgaagaaatgtgaAGATCTAATGAGACAAGAGCAATCCATTGCGACTGCTTTTCGTAAGCAATCAGAAATTTTGAGAAATGAGTATCGGATTCGCCTAAATACTTCTATCGATGCTTGTAGATTTTTGTTGCGACAAGGGTTACCATTTCGTGGTCATGATGAGTCTGAGGACTCTACTAATAGaggaaattttattgaattgATAAAATATACTGCTGACCAGAATGAAACTATTAGTAATGTTGTGTTGCGAAATGCTCCACAAAATCAACAAATGGTTGCTCCTAAGATTCAAAAAGACATTGTTCATTGTTTTGCACATCAAGTAGTGCAAATTATCATTCAAGAACTTAGGGATGATTTTTTTGCAGTATTAGTTGATGAATCTAGCGACGTGTCTGgaaaagaacaaatggctaTAGTCTTGCGTTTTGTAGATGAACATGGACTTGTTAAAGAGAGGTTTATTGGTGTTGTTCATGTGATGGAGACTTCAGCTTTGTCCTTgaaagttgccattgattcttTATTTGCTGATCACGGGTTGAGTTTGATGAAAGTTAGGGGTCAAGGCTACGATGGAGCAAGTAATATGAAAGGTGAATTCAATGGCTTGAAAAGCTtgattttgaatgaaaatgagtCTGCTTATTATGTTCATTGTTTTGCACATCAACTTCAATTAGCTCTTGTGGCTGTTGCCAGAAAGCATGTTGATATTGCGGATTTTTTCAATATGATCTCTACTTTATTGAATGTTGTGGGAGCATCGTGTAAGCGTCGAGACATGATTCGACAAAGTCAAGCagaacaaattgcacaaaaatttagTGATGGTGAGATTGAAACCGGAAAGGGGTTGAATCAAGAGTTAAGTCTCAAAAGAGCTGGGGACACACGTTGGGGGTCCCATTACAAATCATTGTTGAACTTGGTTGCTTTATTCTCTTCTGTTATTGAAGTGCTAGAAATTGTTTCATGTGATGCTACAGATTCTACAAAAAAAGCTCAAGCACGTGGCCTTTTGAGATATTTGCAGTCATTTGATTTTGTATTCAATTTGCAACTGATGTTGACTATGTTGGAGATTACAAATGAATTGTCATTGGCTTTGCAAAGGAAAGATGAAGACATATTGAATGCTATTGCACTTGTCAAAGTAGCCAAGGAGCGTTTGCAAAATGTAAGGGATGAAGGATGGGAATCTCTCCTAGGTAAGATTTATACCTTTTGTAATGCCAACAAGATTTCAATGGTAAACATGGAGGAAGAGTATGTTGATTTTTATCATCCACGACGAAAAAGTAATACTACTAATTTGTATCACTATCGCGTGGAATGTTTTTATATGATTGTTGATATGCAACTTTTGGAGCTTAATGATCGCTTCAATGAGGTCAATTCTGAGTTGCTTCTTTGCGTGGCTAGCTTGAATCCTTGTGATTTATTTCATGATTTTGATTCAGCAAAATTGATGAGGTTGGCTCAATTTTATCCCGATGACTTTTCTCTTATTGATTGCATGACTCTTGAGCATCAATTAGAAACATATATTGCAGATTTACGAACAGATGAAAGATTTAGTCAGTTAAAAGGGCTTGGTGATCTTTCTAGACTGCTAGTGTCTACAAGGAAGCATATTTCATATCCTTTGGTGTATCGACTTCTGAGGTTAGCATTGGTTTTGCCTATAGCAACAGCAAGTGTTGAAAGATGCTTTTCTGGAATGAATATTATCAAGACAGATTTGCGCAACCGGATCAGTGATCAATTTATGAATGACTGTCTAGTATCTTACATAGAAAAGGAGTTACTCGgaactattactaatgatgttgtaatatcgcactttcaaaatatgaaaactcgtagagaacaattgtaa